A single genomic interval of Helianthus annuus cultivar XRQ/B chromosome 13, HanXRQr2.0-SUNRISE, whole genome shotgun sequence harbors:
- the LOC110898687 gene encoding vicilin-like seed storage protein At2g28490, with product MMKTSTKWMFLLLAVVMALVAIANGQDRRASKVFPPEEEDEYGRGSYGGYDRYGDRGRGRGRYGGEDEQDRRASKVFPPEEDYGRGGDRGYGGGDEDRSARKVFPPEEQRGRGGGRGREFPPEEEYGPGGGGGGGRKGWTEKRRYILSDSERVVATDAGGMRVVRGVGGRFRDSPMHIGFITMEPDSMFIPQYLDSSLILFVERGEARIGSIYKDNLVEKDLKAGDLYRIQAGSAFYIVNIAQGQRLHIITSIDTAESIDWNSFESFSLGGGTNPRSVLAGFDTQTLATAFNVSYDAIDELLSSRQEGAIVFLNPSGKSTDRPNMWKRFLELGPHERKTKMNGIVNVVQKTDEEAEMSTWSLKKLLVSLLGENKDDDLKAYNIYSEDKADFRNDYGWSVEVDGDDYEPLKLSDFAVYLVNLTAGSMMAPHVNPTATEYGVVLSGTGNIQVVFPNGTLAMDAQVNEGDVFWIPRYFPFCQVASRSSPFVFFGFSTSARYNRPQFLAGQGSVLQTMMGPGVAAAFGLSEEKMLKIINAQTQSTILPSTSASPGGGGEEIPQGEGQGDPAQGDPTQGKGQGKGKGKGKGQGDPAKGKPELLMDSKIRMKNSFE from the exons ATGATGAAAACATCAACTAAATGGATGTTTTTACTACTAGCGGTTGTTATGGCACTAGTGGCCATAGCTAACGGTCAAGATAGAAGGGCCAGCAAAGTCTTCCCACCGGAGGAGGAAGATGAATACGGTCGTGGTAGCTATGGAGGCTATGATCGTTATGGTGAtcgtggtcgtggtcgtggtcgtTATGGTGGTGAAGATGAACAAGATAGAAGAGCCAGCAAAGTGTTCCCACCTGAGGAAGATTACGGTCGTGGCGGAGACCGCGGTTATGGCGGTGGTGATGAAGATAGGAGTGCGCGTAAGGTGTTTCCGCCGGAGGAACAACGAGGACGTGGTGGAGGACGGGGAAGGGAGTTTCCACCGGAGGAAGAATATGGtccaggtggtggtggtggtggaggaagGAAGGGGTGGACGGAGAAGAGGAGGTACATATTGTCGGACTCGGAACGGGTGGTGGCGACGGATGCCGGTGGGATGAGGGTGGTGAGGGGTGTTGGGGGGAGGTTTAGAGATAGCCCAATGCATATCGGGTTTATTACTATGGAACCTGATAGCATGTTCATCCCACAATATCTTGATTCTAGTTTGATCCTCTTCGTTGAAAGAG GCGAGGCGAGGATCGGATCGATCTACAAAGACAACCTGGTGGAAAAAGATCTGAAAGCTGGAGATTTATACAGAATCCAAGCAGGTTCAGCATTCTATATAGTCAACATAGCTCAGGGTCAACGCCTACATATCATCACTAGCATTGACACAGCCGAAAGCATCGACTGGAACTCGTTCGAG TCGTTTTCCCTCGGTGGAGGAACAAATCCGAGGTCGGTGCTTGCTGGATTCGATACCCAAACGCTTGCGACCGCATTCAAT GTATCATACGATGCGATTGATGAGTTGCTATCCAGCCGACAAGAAGGGGCGATTGTGTTCTTGAACCCTTCTGGCAAGTCAACAGACCGACCGAACATGTGGAAGCGGTTCTTGGAGCTAGGACCACATGAAAGGAAAACGAAGATGAACGGAATCGTCAACGTGGTACAGAAGACCGACGAGGAAGCAGAAATGTCGACGTGGTCGTTAAAGAAACTCTTGGTTTCCTTACTCGGAGAGAACAAGGATGATGACTTAAAAGCGTATAATATCTATAGTGAAGATAAGGCCGATTTCAGAAACGACTATGGTTGGAGCGTCGAAGTCGATGGTGATGATTACGAACCACTTAAGTTATCCGACTTCGCGGTCTATCTCGTCAATCTCACCGCG GGATCAATGATGGCACCACACGTTAATCCAACCGCAACCGAATACGGTGTCGTATTGAGCGGAACTGGGAACATTCAAGTCGTGTTTCCAAACGGAACGTTAGCAATGGACGCACAAGTGAACGAAGGCGACGTGTTTTGGATCCCACGTTACTTTCCGTTTTGTCAAGTGGCTTCACGGTCAAGCCCGTTTGTGTTCTTCGGGTTCTCCACATCCGCACGCTACAACAGGCCACAGTTTCTTGCGGGTCAAGGTTCCGTCCTGCAGACCATGATGGGTCCAGGGGTTGCAGCCGCGTTTGGGTTGAGTGAAGAAAAAATGTTGAAGATTATTAACGCTCAAACTCAATCCACCATCTTGCCATCGACTTCAGCATCGCCAGGCGGCGGAGGTGAGGAGATCCCGCAGGGTGAGGGTCAGGGCGATCCGGCTCAGGGTGATCCAACTCAGGGAAAGGGTCAGGG TAAGggtaagggtaagggtaaggGTCAGGGTGATCCAGCCAAGGGTAAGCCAGAGTTGTTGATGGATTCTAAAATAAGGATGAAGAACAGCtttgaataa
- the LOC110898686 gene encoding elongation factor 1-alpha, which translates to MGKEKIHISIVVIGHVDSGKSTTTGHLIYKLGGIDKRVIERFEKEAAEMNKRSFKYAWVLDKLKAERERGITIDIALWKFETTKYYCTVIDAPGHRDFIKNMITGTSQADCAVLIIDSTTGGFEAGISKDGQTREHALLAFTLGVKQMICCCNKMDATTPKYSKARYDEIVKEVSSYLKKVGYNPDKIPFVPISGFEGDNMIERSTNLDWYKGPTLLEALDQINEPKRPSDKPLRLPLQDVYKIGGIGTVPVGRVETGVIKPGMVVTFGPSGLTTEVKSVEMHHEALQEALPGDNVGFNVKNVAVKDLKRGYVASNSKDDPAKGAASFTSQVIIMNHPGQIGNGYAPVLDCHTSHIAVKFSELLTKIDRRSGKELEKEPKFLKNGDAGMVKMLPTKPMVVETFAEYPPLGRFAVRDMRQTVAVGVIKSVDKKDPTGAKVTKAAAKKGAK; encoded by the exons ATGGGTAAAGAAAAGATTCACATCAGCATTGTCGTCATTGGACATGTTGACTCCGGAAAGTCAACCACAACTGGTCACCTCATCTACAAGTTGGGTGGTATCGACAAGCGTGTGATCGAGAGGTTCGAGAAAGAAGCTGCTGAGATGAACAAGAGGTCCTTCAAGTACGCATGGGTTCTCGACAAACTAAAGGCCGAACGTGAACGTGGTATCACCATTGATATTGCTCTGTGGAAGTTTGAGACCACCAAGTACTACTGCACTGTTATCGATGCTCCCGGACATCGTGATTTCATTAAGAACATGATTACTGGTACTTCTCAGGCTGATTGTGCTGTTCTCATTATCGATTCCACTACTGGTGGTTTTGAAGCTGGTATTTCTAAGGATGGTCAGACCCGTGAACACGCTCTGCTCGCGTTTACTCTTGGTGTGAAGCAAATGATCTGCTGTTGTAACAAG ATGGATGCAACCACTCCCAAGTACTCAAAGGCTCGATACGATGAAATCGTGAAGGAAGTGTCATCTTACTTGAAGAAGGTCGGTTACAACCCCGACAAAATTCCCTTCGTCCCGATTTCCGGATTCGAGGGTGACAACATGATCGAGAGGTCAACCAACCTCGACTGGTACAAGGGACCCACCCTTCTCGAAGCTCTTGACCAGATCAACGAGCCGAAGAGACCCTCCGACAAGCCACTCCGTCTCCCACTTCAGGACGTGTACAAGATTGGTGGTATTGGAACTGTGCCAGTGGGACGTGTTGAAACCGGTGTGATCAAGCCTGGTATGGTTGTTACCTTCGGACCATCTGGGTTGACCACTGAAGTTAAGTCGGTTGAGATGCACCACGAAGCTCTACAAGAAGCTCTCCCCGGTGACAACGTTGGGTTCAACGTCAAGAACGTTGCGGTTAAGGATCTGAAACGTGGTTACGTTGCGTCGAACTCTAAGGATGACCCTGCTAAGGGCGCAGCCAGTTTCACCTCACAAGTCATCATCATGAACCACCCTGGTCAGATCGGAAACGGTTATGCGCCGGTTCTTGATTGCCACACATCTCACATCGCTGTCAAGTTTTCCGAGCTTTTGACCAAGATTGACAGACGGTCCGGTAAAGAGCTCGAGAAGGAACCCAAGTTTTTGAAGAACGGAGATGCGGGTATGGTTAAGATGCTTCCAACCAAGCCCATGGTGGTTGAGACCTTCGCTGAATACCCACCACTCGGTCGGTTTGCTGTTCGTGACATGCGTCAGACGGTTGCGGTCGGTGTGATCAAGAGCGTTGACAAGAAGGACCCGACTGGAGCTAAGGTGACCAAGGCTGCAGCGAAGAAGGGAGCTAAATGA